A stretch of the Sinorhizobium alkalisoli genome encodes the following:
- a CDS encoding FAD-dependent oxidoreductase has product MADITTDVLIIGTGPAGSATAALLSTYGVENMVINRYRWLANTPRAHITNQRTMEVLRDLGRDVEDEAYMFSAEQDLMGENVFCTSLAGEEIGRMKSWGKHPLSRAEHQLSSPSLMNDLPQTFMEPLLFKTACSRGTQARMSTEYVSHEQDESGVTTTCVDRLTGKEFTVRSKYLIGADGGNSKVAEHAGLTYEGRMGVAGSMNILFEADLSRYVAHRPSVLYWVLQPGADVGGIGMGLVRMVRPWHEWLIVWGYDINQPVPDVDEAHAKKIVRDLVGVSDLEVTIKSVSTWTVNNMYATSVSNGRVFCMGDATHRHPPSNGLGSNTSIQDAFNLAWKLAFVLKGQAGEKLLDSYSTERAPVAKQIVTRANKSIEEFGPIFKALGLLDSIDPVKMQQNMDARCNNTPAGEEQRAAIRKAIAAKIYEFDAHGVEMNQRYRSDAVVTDGQPEPPFAKDPELHFQQTTWPGARLPHAWIFCEDGQKASTLDLAGHGRFTVLTGIGGQGWIEAAKVVGRALGMDIEAHVIGPRQHWQDLTGDWANLSGVRDSGIVLVRPDHHVCWRRETISDDPVAELLRVVTTILGK; this is encoded by the coding sequence ATGGCTGACATTACCACCGACGTGCTCATCATCGGCACCGGACCCGCAGGCTCCGCCACCGCAGCGCTGCTTTCGACCTACGGTGTCGAGAACATGGTGATCAATCGTTACCGCTGGCTCGCGAACACGCCGCGCGCCCACATTACCAATCAGCGCACCATGGAGGTGTTGCGCGACCTCGGCCGCGACGTGGAGGATGAGGCTTACATGTTCTCCGCTGAGCAGGACCTGATGGGCGAGAACGTCTTCTGCACCTCGCTTGCCGGCGAGGAGATCGGCCGCATGAAGAGCTGGGGCAAGCATCCGCTCTCGCGCGCCGAGCACCAGCTTTCATCACCGAGCCTGATGAACGATTTGCCGCAGACCTTCATGGAGCCGCTTCTGTTCAAGACGGCCTGCTCGCGCGGCACGCAGGCGCGAATGTCGACCGAGTATGTCAGCCACGAGCAGGACGAAAGCGGTGTCACCACCACCTGTGTCGATCGGCTGACCGGCAAGGAGTTTACTGTCCGCTCGAAATATCTGATCGGCGCCGACGGCGGCAACTCCAAGGTCGCCGAGCATGCGGGCTTGACCTACGAAGGGCGGATGGGCGTCGCCGGCTCGATGAACATCCTGTTCGAGGCAGATCTTTCGCGCTACGTCGCCCATCGTCCCTCGGTGCTATACTGGGTGCTGCAGCCCGGCGCAGACGTCGGTGGCATCGGCATGGGGCTCGTGCGGATGGTGCGGCCCTGGCATGAATGGTTGATCGTCTGGGGTTACGACATCAACCAGCCGGTCCCGGACGTGGACGAGGCCCATGCGAAGAAGATCGTGCGCGATCTCGTCGGCGTTTCCGACCTGGAGGTGACGATCAAGTCGGTCTCCACCTGGACGGTCAACAACATGTATGCGACGAGCGTGTCGAACGGACGCGTCTTCTGCATGGGCGACGCCACGCACCGCCATCCACCCTCCAATGGGCTTGGTTCCAACACCTCGATCCAGGACGCCTTCAATCTCGCCTGGAAGCTGGCTTTCGTACTCAAAGGCCAGGCTGGGGAGAAGCTGCTCGACAGCTACAGCACCGAGCGCGCTCCGGTCGCCAAGCAGATCGTCACCCGCGCCAACAAATCGATCGAGGAATTCGGGCCCATCTTCAAGGCGCTGGGTCTGCTCGATTCCATCGACCCGGTGAAGATGCAACAAAACATGGACGCGCGCTGCAACAACACGCCGGCGGGCGAGGAGCAGCGCGCGGCGATCCGTAAGGCGATCGCGGCAAAGATCTACGAATTCGATGCCCACGGCGTCGAGATGAACCAGCGCTACCGCTCGGATGCCGTCGTCACGGATGGCCAGCCCGAGCCGCCGTTTGCCAAGGACCCGGAACTGCATTTCCAGCAGACCACCTGGCCGGGCGCGCGCCTGCCGCATGCCTGGATCTTCTGCGAGGACGGCCAGAAGGCTTCGACGCTCGATCTTGCCGGGCACGGGAGGTTCACCGTTCTGACCGGCATCGGCGGGCAGGGATGGATCGAGGCGGCGAAGGTCGTCGGCCGCGCGCTCGGTATGGATATCGAGGCGCATGTCATTGGACCGCGTCAGCACTGGCAGGACCTGACCGGCGATTGGGCCAATCTCAGCGGGGTGCGCGACAGCGGCATCGTGCTCGTGCGCCCCGATCATCACGTATGCTGGCGGCGCGAGACAATTTCGGACGATCCGGTTGCTGAGCTCCTCCGTGTCGTGACGACAATTCTTGGGAAGTGA
- a CDS encoding intradiol ring-cleavage dioxygenase, with protein sequence MDAHEKGFFTEENSVEVVTGRNRNAKNERMKQIMEVVTRKLHEAVKEIEPTQEEWLEAILFLTRTGQMCNEWRQEFILLSDTLGVSMLVDAINNRKPSGASESTVLGPFHVKDAPELEMGANICLDQKGEDMVISGRILDTEGKPIEGAVLDVWQANDEGFYDVQQLGIQPAFNLRGVFRTGGDGRYWFRAVKPKYYPIPNDGPVGQMLEHLGRHPYRPAHLHYIIKAEGYETLITHIFDPNDPYINSDAVFGVKESLLAEFKHTRDPARAMNFGFKADFWDVEHDFVLARVGGKCS encoded by the coding sequence ATGGACGCGCATGAAAAAGGTTTTTTCACCGAAGAGAATTCGGTCGAGGTGGTGACCGGTCGCAACAGGAACGCCAAGAACGAGCGGATGAAGCAGATCATGGAGGTGGTAACGCGCAAGCTGCACGAGGCCGTGAAGGAAATCGAACCGACGCAGGAGGAGTGGTTGGAGGCGATCCTGTTCCTGACGCGCACCGGTCAGATGTGCAACGAGTGGCGGCAGGAGTTCATCCTGCTTTCCGACACCCTCGGCGTGTCGATGCTGGTCGATGCCATCAACAACCGCAAACCGTCGGGTGCGTCGGAAAGCACGGTGCTCGGGCCGTTCCACGTCAAGGACGCGCCGGAACTCGAAATGGGCGCGAATATCTGCCTCGACCAGAAGGGCGAAGACATGGTGATCTCGGGAAGGATCCTCGACACCGAGGGCAAGCCGATCGAGGGCGCGGTGCTCGACGTCTGGCAGGCGAATGACGAGGGTTTCTATGACGTCCAGCAGCTCGGCATCCAGCCCGCATTCAACCTACGCGGTGTTTTCCGGACGGGCGGCGACGGGCGGTACTGGTTTCGGGCGGTCAAGCCGAAATACTACCCGATCCCGAACGACGGTCCGGTTGGCCAGATGTTGGAGCACCTCGGGCGCCACCCCTACCGTCCGGCGCATCTCCATTACATTATCAAGGCCGAAGGGTACGAGACCCTGATCACCCATATCTTCGACCCCAATGACCCTTACATCAACTCGGATGCGGTCTTCGGCGTGAAGGAAAGCTTGCTGGCTGAGTTCAAGCACACCCGCGATCCTGCCCGTGCAATGAACTTCGGCTTCAAAGCCGACTTTTGGGATGTGGAGCACGATTTCGTGTTAGCGCGAGTCGGAGGAAAATGTTCGTAA
- a CDS encoding GYD domain-containing protein, with product MAMYLTRFSYTPETWARMIENPEDRRGAARTYIESVGGKLHGFWYAFGEHDGWNLWEAPDNVSMAAVALAIGAGGALSSIETTVLLSVEDTIDALGKAKSIRYRPPAA from the coding sequence ATGGCCATGTATCTCACGCGCTTCAGCTACACGCCCGAGACATGGGCGCGCATGATCGAAAACCCCGAGGATCGGCGTGGGGCGGCGCGTACGTATATAGAGTCGGTAGGCGGAAAGCTCCATGGGTTCTGGTACGCCTTCGGCGAGCATGATGGTTGGAATCTGTGGGAGGCGCCTGACAACGTTTCGATGGCGGCGGTCGCGCTTGCGATCGGCGCAGGAGGCGCGCTCAGCTCCATCGAAACCACTGTCCTCCTCAGCGTCGAGGATACGATCGACGCCCTGGGAAAGGCAAAGTCGATTCGGTATCGTCCGCCGGCGGCGTAG
- a CDS encoding bifunctional alpha/beta hydrolase/OsmC family protein, with protein MAFDTQRLQFAGHSGATLAARLDLPNGPLRAYALFAHCFTCSKDLAAARRIAAELGREGIAVLRFDFTGLGSSEGEFASTNFSSNVADLLSAADYLRHRYQAPSLLIGHSLGGAAVLAVAKDIPEVRAVATIGAPADVGHVLKKFGTSLEEIERSGAAEVDLAGRKFLIRKQFVEDARAQRIKDAVARLKKPLLILHAPLDQTVGIENATEIFLAAKHPKSFVSLDKADHLLTNSEDAAFAGRIISGWLTRYLATDAPQGTASIEHVRVTETGEGRFQNAVQAGSHRLFADEPESVGGLDSGPSPYDFLSIALGACTSMTLRLYADHKKLTLGRIGVDVSHAKIHARDCEECAESERSSGARIDRFERVIFVDGEVSDELRDKIAEIAGKCPVHRTLEAVAKIKTVVKSESRVTER; from the coding sequence ATGGCTTTCGATACGCAACGGCTCCAATTTGCCGGCCATTCCGGCGCAACCCTCGCCGCCCGCCTCGACCTCCCCAACGGACCTTTGCGGGCCTACGCATTGTTTGCCCATTGCTTCACCTGTTCCAAGGACCTGGCGGCAGCGCGCCGGATTGCAGCGGAGCTTGGGCGCGAAGGCATCGCTGTCCTGCGTTTTGATTTCACGGGGCTGGGATCGAGCGAAGGTGAATTCGCCTCGACGAATTTCTCCTCCAATGTTGCCGACCTTCTGTCAGCCGCCGACTATTTACGCCACCGCTATCAGGCACCGTCGTTGCTGATCGGCCACTCGCTCGGCGGCGCAGCGGTCCTGGCCGTCGCCAAGGACATTCCTGAAGTGCGCGCCGTGGCAACAATCGGGGCGCCGGCAGACGTGGGCCACGTGCTGAAGAAATTCGGAACGAGCCTCGAGGAGATCGAGAGGAGCGGTGCGGCCGAAGTCGATCTTGCCGGACGCAAGTTCCTTATTAGAAAGCAATTTGTCGAGGACGCGCGTGCACAGCGCATCAAGGATGCGGTTGCGCGTTTGAAAAAGCCGCTCCTCATCCTTCACGCACCGCTGGATCAGACGGTCGGTATCGAAAATGCAACTGAAATCTTCCTCGCGGCCAAACATCCAAAGAGCTTTGTTTCGTTGGACAAGGCCGACCACCTGCTCACGAATTCCGAGGATGCGGCCTTCGCCGGTCGGATCATTTCGGGGTGGCTGACGCGTTATCTGGCCACCGACGCGCCGCAAGGGACTGCGTCTATCGAACACGTGCGCGTGACGGAAACAGGCGAAGGCAGGTTTCAAAACGCGGTCCAGGCCGGCAGCCATCGGCTATTCGCGGACGAACCCGAAAGCGTGGGCGGGCTCGATTCCGGACCATCGCCTTATGACTTCCTGTCAATCGCACTTGGCGCCTGCACGTCGATGACGTTGCGTCTATATGCCGACCACAAAAAGTTGACTCTCGGGCGAATCGGGGTCGACGTCTCGCACGCGAAGATCCATGCCAGGGACTGCGAAGAGTGTGCCGAATCGGAACGCAGCAGTGGCGCCCGGATCGATCGTTTCGAGCGCGTCATTTTCGTCGATGGCGAGGTCTCCGATGAGCTTCGCGACAAGATTGCCGAGATTGCCGGCAAGTGCCCTGTGCATCGCACGCTCGAAGCTGTGGCGAAGATAAAAACTGTGGTGAAATCAGAATCCCGAGTGACAGAACGATAG
- a CDS encoding cytochrome c biogenesis protein DipZ, with amino-acid sequence MILFIIAYLAGVLTIVSPCILPVLPFVFSRAGQPFARSILPMLLGKVVTFAGVATLAAIGGDWAVQANEAGRYAAIVVLAVFGLMLLSPRIAAVVTRPAVALGNRLFQRAAAKASVGASLLLGVATGLLWAPCAGPILGLVLTGAALHGANVGTTLLLVAYAAGAATSLALAVLVGGKVFASMKRSFGLGERLRQGLGIAVLAGVMAIALGLDTGLLARLSYAGTTSLEQSLLNRLRGRSSQATASHRAAPVTDFQQQTYRSNLPVEGAFPPLEGAVTWLNSEPLTVKQLRGKVVLVDFWTYSCINCIRTVPYVRAWAEKYRNQGLVVIGVHAPEFAFEKRIDNVKRAVRDFGISYPVAIDNDYAIWRAFGNSYWPAHYFIDAEGRIRHHHFGEGDYAQSERVLQELLAEAAGSRRGDGGLVTPDAKGAEAAPDFANLQSGEDYVGYMRAGNFVSPEGVAADEARDYTVGKPRLNQWGLAGNWTVGAEQATINRSGGSVTYRFSARDLHLVLGPGVRGRQIRFQVTVDGGAPGPHHGSDIGPDGSGTVSETRLYQLVRQSGEVRERTFEIRFLDPGAEVFVFTFG; translated from the coding sequence ATGATCCTGTTCATTATTGCCTATCTTGCCGGCGTGCTGACGATTGTCAGCCCCTGCATCCTTCCGGTCTTGCCTTTCGTGTTTTCTCGAGCTGGTCAGCCATTCGCGAGAAGTATTCTTCCGATGCTCCTAGGCAAAGTGGTGACATTCGCGGGTGTGGCAACGCTTGCCGCTATTGGTGGGGATTGGGCGGTGCAGGCGAACGAAGCCGGCCGATATGCAGCAATTGTTGTGCTCGCGGTTTTCGGCTTAATGCTGCTTTCGCCCCGGATCGCGGCGGTGGTCACTCGTCCGGCAGTCGCGCTTGGCAACCGCCTCTTCCAAAGGGCGGCCGCGAAGGCGAGCGTCGGAGCATCCCTGCTTCTCGGCGTCGCAACCGGACTTCTTTGGGCGCCCTGCGCCGGCCCGATTCTGGGGCTGGTCCTGACCGGCGCCGCGCTCCATGGGGCGAACGTTGGGACGACACTTCTGCTGGTAGCCTACGCTGCGGGCGCGGCTACTTCGCTGGCGCTGGCTGTGCTCGTCGGCGGCAAGGTATTCGCCTCGATGAAGCGGTCGTTCGGTCTCGGCGAGCGTCTTCGCCAAGGCCTCGGTATCGCGGTGCTGGCGGGCGTCATGGCAATTGCGCTCGGCCTCGACACGGGGCTGCTTGCGCGCCTGTCCTATGCGGGCACGACGAGCCTCGAACAGTCGCTCCTGAACCGGCTCCGCGGCCGCTCCTCCCAAGCGACGGCGAGCCATCGTGCCGCACCAGTCACGGATTTTCAGCAGCAGACCTATCGTAGCAACCTACCGGTCGAAGGGGCCTTCCCGCCGCTGGAGGGCGCCGTAACGTGGCTCAACTCCGAGCCGCTGACGGTCAAGCAACTGCGCGGCAAGGTCGTGCTCGTCGATTTCTGGACGTACTCCTGCATCAACTGCATCCGAACGGTGCCCTATGTTCGAGCCTGGGCTGAGAAGTACCGGAACCAGGGGCTGGTGGTGATCGGCGTGCATGCACCTGAATTCGCCTTCGAAAAACGTATCGACAACGTCAAGCGGGCAGTCCGCGATTTCGGGATCAGCTATCCCGTCGCGATTGACAACGACTATGCGATCTGGCGCGCCTTCGGGAACAGTTATTGGCCGGCGCACTATTTCATCGATGCAGAAGGACGGATCAGGCACCATCACTTCGGCGAGGGTGATTACGCGCAGTCGGAGCGCGTCCTTCAGGAATTACTGGCGGAAGCAGCAGGCAGCCGCAGGGGTGATGGCGGCCTTGTGACGCCCGATGCCAAGGGCGCCGAAGCAGCCCCCGATTTCGCCAACCTCCAGTCCGGCGAGGACTATGTCGGCTACATGCGCGCCGGCAATTTCGTGTCGCCCGAAGGTGTAGCAGCCGATGAGGCGCGCGACTACACAGTCGGAAAGCCGCGCCTCAATCAGTGGGGCCTCGCTGGCAACTGGACCGTCGGCGCCGAGCAGGCGACAATCAATCGCTCTGGGGGATCAGTCACGTACAGGTTCAGCGCGCGCGACCTGCACCTCGTCCTCGGCCCAGGGGTGAGAGGCAGGCAGATCCGTTTTCAGGTGACGGTCGACGGCGGCGCTCCGGGTCCACATCACGGTTCGGATATCGGCCCCGACGGCAGCGGAACGGTGAGCGAGACGCGCCTCTACCAGCTCGTGCGCCAGTCGGGTGAAGTGCGAGAGCGCACTTTCGAGATCCGCTTCCTCGATCCGGGCGCGGAAGTCTTCGTTTTCACGTTCGGATGA
- a CDS encoding SDR family NAD(P)-dependent oxidoreductase: MTQHSKGTALITGASSGIGAIYANRLARRGYDLILVARSHARLDELAKRLTDETGRAIEVIAADLGNKADLGRVEKVLHDDASITLLVNNAGVGATAPLLASDVDKMEEMITLNVNALTRLTYAAVPGFVERGGGAIINIASIVGIAPEVLNGVYGGSKAFVLAFTLSLQKELADRNIRVQAVLPGATATDFWGIAGTPLEHVPSEIVMPAEDMVDAALAGFDFGERITIPSLPDAADWDAYEAARQKLIPNLSLNVPATRYRAGIS; this comes from the coding sequence ATGACCCAGCATTCGAAAGGCACCGCGCTGATCACCGGCGCTTCCTCCGGCATCGGCGCGATTTATGCCAATCGCCTCGCGCGGAGGGGATATGATCTGATCCTCGTCGCCCGCAGCCATGCCCGCCTCGATGAACTGGCCAAGCGCCTGACCGACGAGACCGGCCGCGCCATCGAGGTGATTGCGGCAGACCTCGGCAACAAGGCTGACCTGGGCCGCGTCGAGAAGGTGCTTCACGACGACGCCAGCATCACCCTACTCGTCAACAATGCCGGCGTCGGTGCGACCGCGCCGCTGCTCGCATCCGATGTCGACAAGATGGAAGAGATGATCACGCTCAACGTCAATGCGCTCACGCGGCTGACCTATGCAGCGGTCCCCGGTTTCGTTGAACGTGGCGGCGGCGCGATCATCAATATTGCTTCGATTGTCGGCATCGCGCCGGAGGTGCTGAACGGCGTCTACGGCGGCAGCAAGGCTTTCGTGCTTGCCTTCACCCTGTCGCTCCAGAAGGAACTTGCCGACAGAAATATCCGCGTACAGGCAGTACTCCCGGGCGCAACGGCGACCGATTTCTGGGGCATAGCCGGCACGCCCTTGGAGCACGTGCCGAGCGAGATCGTCATGCCCGCAGAGGACATGGTGGATGCCGCGCTCGCCGGTTTCGATTTCGGAGAGCGGATCACCATTCCTTCACTGCCCGATGCCGCCGATTGGGATGCCTACGAAGCGGCGCGCCAGAAGCTTATCCCGAACCTTTCCCTCAACGTGCCTGCAACCCGCTACCGAGCCGGGATCAGTTAA